One segment of Microcoleus sp. AS-A8 DNA contains the following:
- a CDS encoding tetratricopeptide repeat protein has product MNAHAFVNQEDQNRQWFPMPRQERRLVSVQRISGKACQQSDQSLRASAHRKAKRGDYMGAIALLTQLITRHPKHAIDYNNRGLIYSQSGQGEKALADYNKALELNPELDNAYNNRANYYASNGKLAEALTDYETALDLNPGNTRTWINQAITFRELGLYDLALENLDMALMLGGLEENIYAERGRTYHLRGDWNCAIADYQRALSKMTASGLVGRLYRNVESWMNELLKPLTA; this is encoded by the coding sequence ATGAACGCTCATGCTTTTGTAAACCAGGAAGACCAAAATAGACAATGGTTCCCCATGCCTCGTCAAGAAAGGCGTTTGGTTTCAGTCCAAAGGATATCGGGGAAAGCTTGTCAACAGTCCGATCAAAGCCTACGCGCTTCCGCACATCGCAAAGCGAAACGGGGCGATTACATGGGTGCGATCGCGTTACTCACCCAGTTAATTACACGTCACCCCAAACACGCCATTGACTACAACAACCGAGGGTTAATTTACTCCCAAAGTGGTCAAGGAGAAAAAGCATTGGCTGATTATAACAAGGCTCTGGAACTGAATCCCGAATTGGATAATGCTTACAACAATCGCGCTAATTACTATGCCTCGAATGGCAAACTAGCAGAAGCTCTCACAGATTATGAAACAGCCCTTGATTTGAATCCGGGCAATACTCGCACTTGGATTAATCAAGCGATCACGTTCCGCGAACTGGGGTTATATGACTTAGCCCTAGAAAACCTCGATATGGCTTTAATGCTGGGAGGCTTGGAAGAGAATATCTATGCCGAACGAGGTCGAACTTACCATTTGCGCGGCGACTGGAATTGTGCGATCGCCGACTATCAGCGTGCCCTCTCTAAGATGACAGCATCGGGTTTGGTGGGTCGTTTGTATCGGAATGTGGAAAGCTGGATGAATGAGTTACTCAAGCCGCTAACCGCTTGA
- the psaM gene encoding photosystem I reaction center subunit XII, which yields MALSDTQVYVALVVALIPGILAFRLATELYK from the coding sequence ATGGCATTATCAGATACCCAAGTTTACGTGGCTCTTGTTGTAGCCTTGATCCCCGGAATCTTGGCCTTCCGGTTGGCGACGGAACTCTACAAGTAG
- a CDS encoding DUF475 domain-containing protein, with protein MLDQIFNSPFDVGLEAPVVLLILIALEAVLSADNAIALAAIAAGLEDPKLQRNALNLGLVGAYILRITLILTATWVVQFWQFELLGAAYLLWLVFEHFTSEEDDEHQHHGPRFTSLWQAIPIIAVTDLAFSLDSVTTAIAISDKTWLVIIGGTIGVITLRFMAGLFIRWLKEYLYLEDAGYITVGFVGLRLLVRAIKPELVPPEWLMIAAIALVFMWGFSKRTEVELPTEDQKVELPTENEFKDAEEVTEVR; from the coding sequence ATGCTAGACCAAATTTTTAACTCCCCTTTCGATGTTGGACTAGAAGCTCCAGTGGTGCTGCTGATTCTAATCGCCCTAGAGGCAGTACTCAGCGCGGATAATGCGATCGCATTGGCCGCGATCGCCGCCGGGTTAGAAGATCCCAAGCTTCAGCGTAATGCCCTCAACTTGGGGTTAGTAGGAGCCTACATCCTGCGAATTACCCTGATTCTCACAGCGACTTGGGTCGTGCAATTCTGGCAGTTTGAGCTCTTGGGAGCCGCTTATCTACTATGGTTGGTTTTCGAGCACTTCACATCCGAAGAGGATGACGAACATCAGCATCATGGGCCTCGATTTACCTCCCTGTGGCAAGCTATACCGATTATTGCTGTAACCGATTTGGCGTTTTCTCTGGATAGTGTGACAACGGCGATCGCAATCTCAGATAAAACCTGGCTTGTGATTATCGGTGGCACGATTGGCGTGATTACCCTACGTTTCATGGCAGGGTTATTCATCCGTTGGCTCAAAGAATACCTCTATCTTGAGGATGCAGGCTATATTACCGTTGGGTTTGTCGGGTTGCGCCTCCTTGTCAGAGCGATTAAACCGGAACTGGTTCCCCCTGAATGGTTGATGATTGCCGCAATTGCCTTGGTGTTCATGTGGGGATTTTCCAAGCGCACCGAGGTTGAGTTACCCACAGAAGATCAGAAGGTGGAATTACCGACCGAGAATGAATTTAAGGACGCTGAAGAGGTCACTGAGGTAAGATAG
- the ndk gene encoding nucleoside-diphosphate kinase, whose translation MERTFLMIKPDGVQRNLVGEIIRRFEAKGFTLVGLKLMSVSKELAEKHYDVHKERPFFPGLVEFIISGPVVAMVWEGNGVIASARKIIGATNPLNAEPGTIRGDYGVTVGRNLIHGSDAPETAQHEIGLWFKEEELANWQPTLTPWLYE comes from the coding sequence TTGGAACGCACATTTCTCATGATTAAGCCGGATGGCGTACAGCGTAACCTTGTGGGTGAAATCATCCGGCGTTTTGAGGCAAAAGGCTTTACTCTGGTTGGGCTAAAGCTGATGAGTGTGAGCAAGGAACTTGCAGAAAAACACTACGACGTTCACAAAGAACGACCCTTTTTTCCCGGACTCGTCGAGTTCATCATCTCTGGACCGGTGGTGGCAATGGTTTGGGAAGGAAACGGTGTGATTGCCTCAGCGAGAAAGATCATTGGTGCCACCAACCCCCTCAATGCTGAACCGGGTACGATTCGCGGTGATTATGGTGTCACCGTCGGTCGCAACCTGATTCACGGTTCAGATGCGCCGGAGACAGCGCAACACGAGATTGGCCTCTGGTTTAAGGAAGAGGAACTCGCAAACTGGCAACCAACCTTAACACCCTGGTTGTACGAATAA
- a CDS encoding D-alanine--D-alanine ligase, producing MAKIRVGLLFGGCSGEHEVSMSSARAIAKALSSDQNANHYELLPVYIQKDGIWQSGELAQHVLESGKPLPLTGTNEAYLPTSTTDSESSSTSTEILPSAASASKLSRVGENIGWAEVDVWFPILHGPNGEDGTIQGLLKLMQVPFVGSDVLGSALGMDKIAMKMAFTQAGLPQVKYMAVNRSQIWSNPCVFPKLCDQIEQTLGYPCFVKPANLGSSVGIAKVRSRPELEAALDNAASYDRRIIVEAGVVAREVECAVLGNDQPKASVVGEITYKSDFYDYETKYTEGQADLLIPAPLPDTVASKIQEMALQAFAAVDAAGLARVDFFYVEETGEVLINEINTMPGFTATSMYPQLWAATGIPFPQLVNQLIDLALERHKSP from the coding sequence ATGGCAAAAATACGGGTCGGTCTGCTGTTTGGCGGGTGTTCCGGGGAACACGAAGTTTCGATGAGTTCGGCACGGGCGATCGCAAAAGCCCTGAGTTCCGACCAAAACGCCAATCACTACGAACTGCTGCCAGTTTACATCCAAAAAGATGGCATCTGGCAATCGGGAGAACTGGCTCAGCACGTCCTGGAATCGGGTAAGCCTTTGCCGTTAACTGGTACAAATGAGGCGTATCTTCCGACTTCGACAACTGATTCTGAGTCTTCCTCAACTAGCACTGAGATTTTACCCTCTGCCGCTAGTGCTTCTAAATTGAGTCGCGTCGGTGAAAATATAGGCTGGGCTGAAGTGGATGTTTGGTTCCCCATCCTGCACGGCCCGAATGGCGAAGATGGCACGATTCAAGGCTTACTGAAGTTAATGCAAGTTCCCTTCGTCGGTTCTGACGTCCTGGGTTCAGCCCTAGGGATGGATAAAATTGCCATGAAAATGGCATTTACTCAAGCTGGGTTGCCACAAGTCAAATACATGGCGGTGAACCGTTCCCAGATTTGGTCGAATCCCTGTGTCTTCCCCAAACTTTGTGACCAAATTGAGCAAACCTTAGGCTATCCCTGTTTTGTCAAACCGGCTAACCTAGGGTCATCGGTCGGGATTGCTAAAGTGCGATCGCGCCCTGAATTAGAAGCCGCTTTGGATAATGCGGCTAGCTACGACCGACGGATCATCGTGGAAGCCGGTGTTGTGGCGCGGGAAGTCGAGTGTGCGGTGTTGGGTAACGACCAGCCTAAAGCTTCCGTGGTTGGGGAAATTACTTATAAAAGTGATTTTTATGACTACGAAACCAAATACACCGAAGGACAAGCCGATTTATTAATCCCAGCCCCCCTACCCGATACCGTTGCCAGCAAGATTCAAGAAATGGCACTTCAGGCATTCGCTGCCGTTGATGCTGCCGGATTAGCACGGGTGGACTTCTTCTACGTCGAAGAGACTGGAGAAGTCTTAATTAACGAAATCAATACGATGCCCGGTTTCACAGCTACCAGTATGTACCCTCAACTATGGGCTGCAACAGGGATTCCTTTCCCCCAATTGGTGAACCAATTAATTGACTTGGCGCTGGAACGACATAAATCTCCCTAA
- a CDS encoding DUF4126 domain-containing protein, translated as MIELLAALSASASAGMRIALPLLLIGLLQSDNLWYHIPLLSRIHPSVLVGILTSWALFELFASKKLLGQRVLQISQLILSPLVGALMGITVAQLAAAPEPFVWIVGIVGSLLAFVLQLVQVGWFFRLRGLPLWVVFIQDVLCIALVIFAFDSPQSGGVIALLLLLLAIRSSNQWHKWYVKGRRSHKQNRPQHELRD; from the coding sequence ATGATTGAACTCCTCGCTGCACTCTCGGCTTCGGCATCAGCAGGAATGAGAATTGCCCTGCCTCTTCTCCTCATTGGCTTATTGCAGAGTGATAACCTCTGGTATCATATCCCGCTACTGTCTCGGATTCATCCCTCCGTTTTAGTGGGAATCCTAACAAGTTGGGCTTTATTTGAGCTATTTGCTTCCAAAAAACTGCTGGGGCAGCGGGTGTTACAAATTAGCCAACTGATCTTAAGCCCTCTTGTTGGAGCTCTAATGGGCATTACGGTTGCTCAGTTAGCCGCAGCTCCAGAGCCATTCGTCTGGATAGTTGGCATTGTTGGTAGCTTACTGGCGTTTGTACTTCAACTCGTACAAGTGGGATGGTTCTTCCGTTTGCGAGGCTTGCCGTTATGGGTAGTTTTTATTCAAGATGTATTGTGCATTGCGTTGGTGATTTTTGCCTTTGATTCCCCTCAGTCGGGAGGAGTAATCGCTTTACTGTTACTGCTTTTGGCGATTCGCAGCTCTAATCAATGGCATAAATGGTATGTAAAAGGGCGTCGTTCTCACAAGCAGAATCGTCCTCAGCATGAGCTACGCGATTGA
- a CDS encoding Glu/Leu/Phe/Val dehydrogenase, which yields MSDSLFSDASKRLEKALKYVSLSEDVTESLKRPKSSLSVSIPVRMDNGSLKVFQGYRVRYDDTRGPAKGGVRYHPNVSLDEVQSLAFWMTFKCAVLNLPFGGGKGGITVDPKALSKFELERLTRGYIDAIADFIGPNVDIPAPDVYTNAMIMGWMMDQYSIIRRQITPAVVTGKPLTMGGSLGRDSATATGAFFVIESMLPKFEKVPQETTVAIQGFGNAGGILAELLYKAGYKVVAVSDSQGGIYSKQGLDIPHIREHKASGNGIKSVYCKSSVCNLEDHELLTNEELLALDVDVLIPSALENQIHEGNVNDIKAKFIFEAANGPTTSAADQVLEDKGIYVFPDILVNAGGVTVSYFEWVQNRSGLYWTLDEVNQRMKQKMVEETQQIWSISQEFGISMRTAAYVHALNRLGEARTAKGTRDYYVNGRKS from the coding sequence ATGTCTGATTCATTGTTTTCTGATGCCAGCAAACGCTTAGAAAAAGCACTGAAATATGTATCACTTTCTGAGGATGTAACGGAATCCTTAAAGCGGCCCAAATCGAGCTTAAGTGTTTCAATTCCAGTACGAATGGATAATGGGAGTTTAAAAGTTTTTCAGGGGTATCGGGTGCGCTATGACGATACACGAGGGCCAGCTAAAGGGGGTGTACGGTATCATCCCAATGTTTCACTGGATGAAGTTCAATCTTTAGCATTTTGGATGACATTTAAGTGTGCCGTTCTCAATCTTCCCTTTGGCGGAGGCAAGGGTGGAATTACCGTCGATCCAAAAGCGCTATCAAAGTTTGAATTAGAACGATTGACACGAGGTTACATTGATGCAATCGCAGATTTCATTGGCCCTAATGTAGATATTCCTGCACCTGATGTTTACACCAATGCCATGATTATGGGCTGGATGATGGATCAATACAGTATCATTCGGCGTCAAATTACTCCTGCTGTGGTAACCGGTAAACCCCTGACGATGGGAGGTAGTCTGGGACGCGATAGCGCTACCGCAACCGGTGCTTTCTTTGTGATTGAATCGATGCTGCCCAAATTTGAAAAAGTTCCGCAGGAAACAACAGTTGCGATTCAAGGATTTGGGAACGCTGGTGGCATATTAGCCGAACTCCTGTATAAAGCTGGATACAAAGTTGTTGCCGTTAGCGACTCTCAAGGAGGAATTTATTCCAAACAAGGGCTAGATATTCCCCATATCCGAGAGCATAAAGCCTCAGGAAATGGAATTAAATCCGTCTATTGTAAGAGTAGCGTTTGTAATCTCGAAGACCATGAACTGCTAACCAATGAGGAACTTTTAGCTTTAGATGTAGATGTTCTCATTCCTTCCGCGTTGGAAAATCAAATTCATGAAGGAAATGTCAATGATATCAAAGCTAAATTTATCTTTGAGGCGGCGAATGGCCCCACCACATCTGCGGCTGATCAAGTTTTGGAAGATAAGGGAATTTATGTTTTTCCGGATATTTTAGTTAATGCCGGAGGCGTCACCGTTAGTTATTTTGAATGGGTACAAAACCGGAGTGGACTGTATTGGACACTCGATGAAGTGAATCAACGCATGAAGCAGAAGATGGTGGAAGAAACTCAACAGATTTGGTCAATATCTCAAGAATTCGGAATCTCGATGCGAACAGCCGCTTATGTTCATGCCTTGAACCGACTTGGGGAAGCACGGACAGCTAAGGGAACGAGAGATTACTATGTCAATGGGCGAAAATCCTAG